From Erwinia sp. HDF1-3R, one genomic window encodes:
- a CDS encoding autotransporter outer membrane beta-barrel domain-containing protein produces MFKLHPLFLSLIAAQGILIPVSQTSAATLKPFSPYLNDNKAGVFCVCNGSTQTLSGVQRFASGLSGTQSFTLGELQNLGGSTDYSLVGKPRLDPGNKDYPISIPAANGDTDTFEVYNSANMIDLPPVGLDTQVPNYIDVKGGQYINARVAQVSKGTINVDIGAKGATTTAETNGWSMAAKQSRLFAATGSGNMNWNSDNRITFTSILQPDGEPYLTLPADSVATYKGEFSVTTRDNETTRFNVTRFSDFQNYNNWLINQLKIGRLSPDSYSNELDKAVSITSGEIVYRRVAQDPGDEAAQDIGELVVLSADGAKATATVNKTLEVINGSSAVLAANGGSAVINGKVSSISTGTPGGSALTLQSGATGINNGVINGSFLNLADGTGVDSATVNSSVFSYTVLMGDNSRFRNKGVINTAGNGTALGVFAGSAINNGNINVGVANWSTADGIFVNGKEASFANAAGGTLYLGRALQNSLTDEAADVRLNDSLGIRVGGDGSAINDGHIVIGSLTQGSTAMRVDAGPNARLQNNGILDVNGHADFRPDENIAMSVNDSGSGGLVGNAGTINLNGDNSTAIKVLATSGNRASAYSDGTINVNGSADPLNGTYNTAVWVKGEEDGSAYANITGPINLGGKGAVGIRAEGNATVDTESLFNIRGGEYQTGYLVIGPEAKINLPVNGRYGAYDTAWYSTIFNYQNGAKFDGAGMTITPDASFSTGIAGSGSGTGINTRGAIINVGRYSTGINLSGGAQGTLDEATRLNLTSFNATGAAVDGDSTRLTNYADISGFFNGEVGLTAQNKGQITNTGNISLQGEEASGIRALSSASVDNSGTIDVSNGSTALYAEGFWFPGDDSSTTITNSGTLNVTAGNAPDFASTHGAIARGELARVNQNGIVNLYGTNAIAGQVLDGGTIVTGGSVVFHDPRQRGYVAGDWEARLVSNGGSTDVSTANSTLYWLNDHAWLQQINPAEVTLSGENSVGIAAFNGAYVEGTDRFIVNGEGATAIRLQNGASAVINNPITLNGNNTLGGFSDAAFSNFDNRSVVQGAGNNVTGFDVGYSMTNSGTIDLTGVNSTAVRLHGGSLYNSGVIKVASGIGIEASEGENTYFPESAQLAASDGIAAVRVNNNASFRVLGDGIFRNSIEGDGSADAILLDKGATGLAIDGTTLTSMGSGSAINNLAETSNIAMTNTYIYARGSGSGIRSATSFNPQGSVTIEPSGSATGYTFANADGSTTRNDMVIPRGIAILVGSGGTGVRANTSGQVISEGNIYVTTESGGSAIVTSTASEVINRGDIYSWSTVAPVIDLRGGSTLFINEGTLGTQYPETPLVVGGATNDRIALIDGAVNGDVDTGNGTDTLVLTGGTINGSLTMGSGVNNQAYVQNVSLKDVSHITTAGGEGSTLSLSDIAASGGSFTRDDLSRGVNLGAGWSTINFLDTDWTLTDSLKLAHSTINIDGGSTLFAGNGVNPVLAGATGDSLVVNNAGTLDLTNGSGLPGDTLTINGTLNSLYGRLRLNSVLNGGGALSNQSSDTLRVTGDANGTALIEVTPAATSTGLLSDINHNAVIEANEGVSLAQVAGNASADSFALQGGYLAAGPWRYALYSFAPGSSEADQRLVAGSGNQFWDYRLANDFVTRGASSRAAVVPQVPAYVSAPVGLMYYTAAVLGDLQQRLGELRHQQDLPAGDGGDMFVRYTGSNLRYKTSQSFNDFGYNFDLDYSALQVGGNLLRLDGDKDSLRGGIAYTRGNTRLRPDAADGYSSTTFNSDSLALYSSWLRDSGLYLDGTLAYHWHRGETDIGRKQDVAKIKGKGWSASLQSGYPFALGNGVRLEPQVQLIYMHLAMDSFTDKENLAVSYNDYNQTAGRIGAKLDRSWSDDGGRQYTPYLRANYFKGWGGNAKTTVGAKDIDGLDHTFTSGKFGQMWEAGIGGTATFRNDVSLYAEADYRKEIDSNGAKGWDYNVGVRWTF; encoded by the coding sequence TTGTTTAAATTACATCCCCTTTTCCTGAGCCTTATTGCGGCGCAGGGAATCCTTATTCCTGTCTCACAAACCTCGGCGGCCACGCTGAAACCTTTCTCGCCTTATCTTAATGACAACAAGGCGGGTGTTTTCTGCGTCTGTAATGGCTCAACGCAAACGCTGAGCGGCGTGCAGCGGTTTGCCTCGGGACTGAGCGGCACGCAGAGCTTCACGCTGGGCGAGCTACAAAACCTTGGCGGCAGCACGGATTACTCTCTGGTGGGTAAACCGCGTCTCGATCCGGGAAATAAGGATTACCCTATTAGCATCCCCGCTGCCAACGGCGACACCGACACCTTCGAGGTCTATAATTCAGCCAATATGATCGATTTGCCACCCGTCGGGCTGGATACGCAAGTGCCCAATTACATTGACGTTAAAGGCGGACAATATATCAATGCCCGCGTGGCGCAGGTCAGTAAAGGGACAATCAACGTTGATATTGGCGCAAAAGGCGCGACAACTACCGCTGAAACCAACGGCTGGAGTATGGCTGCTAAGCAGAGCCGACTGTTTGCCGCCACCGGCAGCGGGAATATGAACTGGAATAGCGACAACCGCATTACCTTCACGTCCATTCTGCAGCCCGACGGCGAGCCTTATCTGACCCTTCCTGCCGACAGCGTGGCGACCTATAAAGGCGAGTTTAGCGTCACCACAAGGGATAACGAGACCACCCGTTTTAACGTCACCCGCTTCAGCGACTTTCAAAATTACAATAACTGGCTGATAAATCAGTTAAAAATTGGCAGGCTCAGTCCGGACAGCTACAGCAATGAGCTGGATAAGGCGGTTTCGATCACCAGCGGCGAAATTGTCTACAGGAGGGTAGCGCAGGACCCTGGCGATGAGGCCGCACAGGATATTGGCGAACTGGTGGTGCTCAGCGCCGACGGGGCAAAAGCGACCGCGACGGTGAATAAAACGCTGGAGGTGATCAACGGCAGCAGCGCCGTACTGGCCGCTAATGGCGGTAGCGCCGTGATTAACGGTAAAGTCTCGAGCATCAGTACGGGTACCCCTGGCGGCAGCGCGCTTACGCTGCAAAGCGGTGCTACCGGCATTAATAATGGTGTCATTAATGGCAGCTTCCTCAACCTGGCGGATGGCACCGGCGTGGACAGCGCCACGGTAAACAGCTCCGTTTTCAGTTACACCGTGCTGATGGGAGATAACAGCCGTTTTCGCAACAAGGGTGTGATAAACACGGCAGGCAACGGCACCGCGCTGGGCGTTTTTGCTGGCAGCGCCATTAATAATGGCAATATCAACGTCGGCGTAGCGAACTGGTCGACGGCGGATGGTATTTTTGTTAATGGCAAAGAGGCCAGTTTTGCTAATGCCGCGGGCGGCACGCTCTATCTCGGACGTGCACTGCAGAATAGCCTGACGGATGAGGCGGCGGACGTCAGGCTGAACGATTCGCTTGGTATTCGCGTGGGAGGAGACGGCAGCGCCATCAATGACGGTCATATCGTGATTGGCTCACTAACTCAGGGCAGCACCGCAATGCGGGTGGATGCTGGTCCGAACGCCCGTTTGCAAAATAACGGTATCCTCGATGTCAATGGCCATGCAGATTTCCGGCCGGATGAAAATATTGCTATGTCGGTAAATGACTCCGGCAGCGGCGGGCTGGTCGGCAACGCGGGCACCATCAATCTGAATGGCGATAACAGCACGGCGATTAAAGTCCTTGCCACCAGCGGCAACCGCGCCAGCGCGTATTCGGACGGCACCATAAACGTTAACGGCAGCGCCGATCCGCTCAACGGCACTTACAACACGGCGGTGTGGGTAAAAGGCGAGGAGGACGGTAGCGCTTATGCCAATATCACCGGCCCGATAAACCTTGGTGGTAAAGGGGCCGTCGGTATCCGCGCGGAAGGCAATGCGACGGTGGATACCGAAAGCCTGTTCAATATCCGCGGCGGCGAGTATCAAACCGGCTATCTGGTGATTGGGCCAGAGGCAAAAATCAATCTTCCGGTAAACGGTCGCTATGGCGCTTACGATACCGCCTGGTACTCCACAATTTTCAACTATCAGAACGGCGCGAAGTTTGATGGCGCGGGTATGACCATCACGCCGGACGCCTCTTTTTCAACCGGGATTGCCGGCAGCGGTAGCGGAACCGGGATCAACACCAGGGGCGCGATAATTAACGTTGGGCGGTACTCAACCGGTATCAACCTCAGCGGCGGCGCGCAGGGTACCCTTGATGAGGCGACCCGACTTAATCTCACCAGCTTTAATGCCACCGGCGCAGCGGTGGATGGCGACAGCACGCGGTTAACCAACTATGCCGACATCAGCGGTTTTTTCAACGGTGAAGTGGGCCTGACGGCGCAAAATAAAGGCCAGATAACCAACACCGGCAATATCAGCCTGCAGGGAGAAGAGGCATCGGGTATCAGGGCGCTAAGCAGTGCCTCAGTTGATAACAGCGGCACCATTGATGTCAGCAATGGCAGCACGGCACTTTATGCCGAAGGATTCTGGTTTCCCGGCGACGACTCGTCAACCACCATTACCAACAGCGGTACGCTGAACGTAACGGCAGGCAATGCTCCCGATTTTGCCTCGACGCACGGGGCGATCGCCCGGGGAGAACTGGCCCGCGTCAACCAGAACGGCATTGTTAATCTGTATGGTACCAACGCCATCGCCGGGCAGGTCCTTGACGGCGGCACGATTGTTACCGGCGGCTCGGTGGTGTTCCACGATCCGCGCCAGAGGGGGTATGTGGCAGGCGATTGGGAAGCCAGACTGGTCAGCAATGGCGGCAGTACCGATGTCAGCACGGCGAACTCAACGCTTTACTGGCTGAACGACCACGCCTGGCTGCAGCAGATCAATCCGGCGGAGGTCACCCTGAGCGGCGAGAATTCCGTGGGGATTGCCGCCTTCAACGGCGCTTACGTGGAGGGCACCGATCGTTTCATCGTTAACGGCGAGGGCGCAACGGCAATCCGGCTGCAAAACGGCGCCAGCGCGGTGATCAACAACCCCATCACTTTGAACGGCAACAATACGCTTGGCGGATTCAGCGACGCGGCCTTTAGCAACTTTGATAACCGTTCCGTGGTTCAGGGGGCGGGTAATAATGTTACCGGCTTCGATGTGGGCTACAGCATGACCAACAGCGGGACCATCGACCTGACGGGCGTGAACAGCACCGCTGTCCGCCTGCATGGTGGATCACTTTATAACAGTGGCGTGATAAAAGTGGCATCGGGAATAGGTATAGAGGCCAGCGAGGGTGAGAATACCTACTTCCCTGAAAGTGCGCAGCTTGCTGCCTCAGACGGCATCGCCGCCGTGCGGGTCAACAATAACGCCAGCTTCAGGGTGCTGGGCGACGGCATTTTCCGCAACTCAATCGAGGGTGACGGCAGCGCCGATGCTATTTTGCTGGATAAAGGGGCGACGGGGCTGGCGATTGATGGCACCACCCTGACCTCTATGGGCAGCGGCAGCGCCATTAATAACCTGGCCGAAACCAGCAATATCGCCATGACCAACACCTATATTTACGCCAGAGGCAGCGGTAGCGGCATCCGTTCCGCCACGTCGTTTAATCCGCAGGGTTCCGTCACCATCGAACCGTCAGGAAGCGCCACGGGCTACACCTTTGCTAATGCCGACGGTTCTACCACCCGCAATGATATGGTTATACCGCGCGGCATCGCCATACTGGTGGGATCGGGCGGCACGGGGGTGCGGGCGAACACCAGCGGGCAGGTTATTTCAGAGGGCAATATCTACGTTACTACCGAGAGTGGCGGCTCGGCGATTGTCACCAGCACCGCCAGCGAAGTGATTAACCGGGGGGATATTTACTCCTGGAGTACCGTTGCGCCCGTTATCGATCTGCGCGGGGGCAGCACGCTTTTTATCAACGAAGGGACCCTCGGCACGCAATATCCCGAGACGCCGCTGGTGGTTGGTGGGGCCACTAACGATCGGATCGCGTTAATTGATGGCGCGGTCAATGGTGATGTCGATACCGGTAACGGCACCGATACGCTGGTGCTAACCGGGGGCACCATTAACGGCAGCCTGACCATGGGCAGCGGCGTGAATAATCAGGCTTACGTACAGAATGTCAGCCTGAAGGACGTCAGTCATATCACCACGGCGGGCGGCGAAGGCAGCACGCTGAGCCTGAGCGACATCGCGGCCAGCGGCGGCTCCTTCACCCGCGACGATCTCAGCCGCGGCGTCAATCTGGGCGCGGGCTGGAGCACCATCAACTTTCTTGACACCGACTGGACCCTGACCGACAGCCTTAAGCTGGCGCACAGCACTATCAATATCGACGGTGGCTCGACGCTGTTTGCCGGGAACGGCGTCAATCCGGTACTGGCGGGCGCAACCGGCGATTCGCTGGTGGTGAACAACGCCGGAACGCTGGATCTGACCAACGGCAGCGGATTACCGGGCGATACGCTGACCATTAACGGCACGCTGAATTCGCTTTACGGCCGGCTGCGGCTTAACAGCGTGTTAAACGGCGGCGGCGCGTTAAGCAACCAGAGCAGCGATACCCTGCGCGTGACCGGCGATGCTAACGGCACCGCGCTAATTGAAGTGACGCCAGCGGCGACCAGTACCGGCTTGCTGAGCGATATTAACCATAACGCGGTTATCGAAGCGAATGAAGGCGTATCGCTGGCGCAGGTCGCCGGTAACGCCAGTGCCGACAGCTTCGCCTTGCAGGGGGGATATCTGGCAGCCGGGCCGTGGAGGTACGCGCTCTACAGCTTTGCGCCGGGCAGCAGCGAGGCCGACCAGCGGCTGGTGGCGGGCAGCGGTAACCAGTTCTGGGACTATCGCCTGGCAAACGACTTCGTCACCCGCGGTGCCTCCTCCCGCGCTGCGGTAGTGCCACAGGTGCCAGCTTACGTTTCCGCACCGGTCGGGCTGATGTATTACACCGCCGCTGTCCTCGGCGATTTGCAACAGCGCCTGGGCGAGCTGCGCCATCAGCAGGATTTGCCTGCCGGAGACGGCGGCGACATGTTCGTGCGCTATACCGGCTCGAACCTGCGCTATAAGACCAGCCAGAGCTTCAATGACTTCGGCTACAATTTCGATCTGGATTACAGCGCGTTACAGGTGGGCGGGAATCTCCTGCGGCTGGACGGCGACAAAGATAGCCTGCGCGGCGGGATTGCTTATACGCGCGGCAATACTCGTCTGCGTCCTGATGCGGCTGACGGCTACAGCAGCACCACTTTCAACAGCGACAGCCTCGCGCTTTACAGCAGCTGGCTACGGGACAGTGGCCTCTATCTGGACGGCACGCTCGCTTATCACTGGCACCGTGGCGAAACGGACATTGGTCGTAAGCAAGACGTGGCGAAGATCAAAGGCAAGGGCTGGAGCGCCTCATTGCAGAGCGGCTATCCCTTTGCGCTGGGCAACGGCGTGCGCCTGGAGCCGCAGGTACAGCTGATCTACATGCATCTGGCGATGGACAGTTTTACCGATAAGGAGAACCTTGCTGTCAGCTACAACGATTATAACCAGACCGCTGGACGCATTGGCGCGAAGCTTGATCGTAGCTGGAGCGATGACGGCGGCCGTCAGTACACGCCATATCTGCGTGCTAATTACTTTAAAGGCTGGGGCGGCAATGCGAAAACGACCGTTGGCGCGAAGGATATCGACGGGCTCGATCACACCTTCACCAGCGGCAAGTTCGGGCAGATGTGGGAAGCTGGCATCGGCGGCACCGCTACCTTTAGAAATGATGTGTCGCTCTATGCCGAAGCGGACTACCGCAAAGAGATTGACAGTAACGGCGCTAAGGGCTGGGACTACAACGTTGGCGTAAGGTGGACATTCTGA
- a CDS encoding fimbria/pilus outer membrane usher protein, with protein sequence MANRQISALRLTVLTASLVLSLRPAEAELWFPPELISESKEIADLSRFSRGQQLPGHYTVSLYLNQHLLGVRKMAFVPADTDGKRAGVTDNTGLMAVLTRSDLIAAGVRQEAFSDSPLTQKNAAEPLSPGSVIPHATTHFDFQKMRLDISIPQRWVQRRPRNWTPSERWDEGITAGLLNWSFSGNNTFGRNDSGGNDYYLRLHSGVNIGPWRLRDERTLSVNDDRRDWSHERLWLERSISDWRSRLKMGDIVTRGEIFDSSSIRGVNLMTDDDMYPDTERGYAPVVRGTALSNARISVRQNGYVVYETNVAPGEFVIDDIDQVYSSGDLEVTVTEADGGRRIYTVPYATVPNLLREGRTKYALNAGQLQNYGEHASRPLVLHGTLMRGMPHGITLYGGLQYTRKYQAAALGAGINMQAWGAFSADVTHADSILADENRHRGQSVRFLYSRGFETTGTTFQLAGYRYSTRGFYTLEESQRSVMQGWQYEQRRDAAGRLIPRPLTDWYDLNDNRRERMEVNINQRMTGNASLYLTGSRQTYWHTRGASTSLQAGVSASAGGIGYSLSYNESYSPSLKSTDRAINVSLSVPLNRFLAGNSNSIYASVSAGHNSRGELAQQTTLSGSALERNNLNWSVNQTHSRRSGGRAGLRLNYRGTYGETAFGYSHGRDYQQISYDASGGLILHRNGLTAGQSLSSAAVLVEVPGGPDIPVIGGSGVRTDWRGFAIQPWASEFRENRVALDVAHLDPRTEVKDPVVRVVPTRGAVVRARFVAKTGHQMLMTLKKDGKPLPFGTVVSLDNSSSIVGEDGQVYLSGLADNGTLTAKWGNGDGQSCRAAWHISGSDDTASVLRTSAVCR encoded by the coding sequence ATGGCGAATAGACAAATCTCAGCATTAAGGCTGACAGTTCTGACCGCATCCCTGGTGCTCAGTCTGCGTCCGGCTGAAGCAGAGCTGTGGTTCCCGCCGGAGTTGATCTCAGAGAGTAAAGAAATTGCCGATCTGTCACGGTTCAGTCGAGGTCAGCAGTTACCGGGGCACTACACCGTCAGCCTTTATCTGAACCAGCATCTGCTGGGCGTTCGTAAAATGGCGTTTGTACCGGCAGATACGGACGGGAAACGTGCCGGAGTGACCGATAATACCGGCCTGATGGCCGTCCTGACCCGCAGCGACCTTATTGCCGCAGGCGTGCGACAGGAGGCATTTTCCGACAGTCCATTAACGCAGAAGAATGCAGCAGAGCCTCTTTCCCCGGGCAGTGTTATACCGCACGCGACCACGCACTTTGATTTCCAGAAAATGCGTCTGGACATCAGTATTCCTCAAAGATGGGTGCAGAGACGCCCGCGTAACTGGACACCATCGGAGCGCTGGGATGAGGGCATAACCGCCGGCCTGCTGAACTGGTCATTCAGCGGAAACAACACGTTCGGGCGTAATGACAGTGGGGGCAATGATTATTATCTCCGCCTGCATAGCGGCGTGAATATCGGTCCCTGGCGACTGCGCGATGAGCGAACCCTGAGCGTTAACGATGACAGAAGAGACTGGAGCCACGAGCGACTCTGGCTTGAACGCAGCATTTCTGACTGGCGCAGCAGGCTGAAAATGGGCGATATCGTGACCCGGGGTGAGATTTTTGATTCATCCAGCATTCGCGGCGTGAACCTGATGACCGACGACGACATGTATCCCGATACCGAGCGCGGGTATGCCCCGGTGGTTCGCGGAACGGCCCTGTCCAATGCCCGCATCAGTGTTCGTCAGAACGGGTATGTGGTGTATGAAACCAACGTCGCGCCTGGCGAGTTTGTTATTGACGATATTGATCAGGTTTATTCCAGCGGCGACCTCGAAGTGACCGTGACAGAGGCGGACGGCGGGAGGCGCATCTATACCGTGCCTTATGCCACGGTGCCTAACCTGCTCAGGGAGGGGCGCACGAAGTACGCATTAAACGCCGGGCAGTTGCAAAACTATGGGGAGCACGCATCACGCCCGTTAGTGCTGCATGGCACTCTGATGCGGGGAATGCCTCATGGCATCACCCTCTATGGCGGCCTGCAATATACCCGTAAATATCAGGCTGCCGCGCTGGGTGCCGGTATCAATATGCAGGCCTGGGGGGCGTTTTCGGCCGATGTCACGCATGCCGACAGCATACTGGCGGACGAAAATCGTCATCGCGGACAGTCCGTGCGCTTTCTTTACAGTCGCGGATTTGAGACTACCGGCACAACCTTTCAGCTGGCAGGTTATCGCTACTCCACACGGGGGTTTTATACCCTGGAGGAGAGCCAGCGCAGCGTAATGCAGGGCTGGCAGTATGAACAGCGCCGTGATGCTGCTGGCAGGCTGATACCCCGGCCGCTCACCGACTGGTATGACCTGAATGACAATCGCCGTGAACGTATGGAAGTCAATATTAACCAGCGCATGACGGGCAATGCCTCGCTGTATCTTACCGGCAGCCGCCAGACCTACTGGCATACCAGGGGAGCAAGTACATCATTGCAGGCTGGAGTAAGCGCATCGGCAGGAGGGATTGGCTACAGCCTGAGTTACAACGAAAGCTACAGCCCGTCCCTGAAGAGCACGGACCGCGCGATAAATGTCTCACTGTCAGTGCCCCTGAACAGATTTCTGGCCGGGAATAGTAACTCCATTTACGCCTCTGTAAGCGCAGGCCATAACAGCCGCGGTGAACTGGCGCAGCAGACCACGCTGAGTGGTAGTGCGCTTGAGAGGAATAACCTCAACTGGAGCGTAAATCAGACTCACTCACGCCGGAGCGGTGGCAGAGCTGGCTTGAGACTTAACTATCGAGGTACCTACGGTGAGACGGCTTTCGGCTACAGCCACGGGCGTGACTATCAGCAGATAAGCTACGACGCCTCCGGTGGGCTTATCCTGCACCGCAATGGCCTGACAGCCGGCCAGTCGCTCAGCAGTGCCGCTGTACTGGTCGAGGTGCCGGGTGGCCCCGATATCCCGGTCATCGGGGGGAGCGGCGTAAGAACGGACTGGCGCGGGTTTGCTATTCAGCCGTGGGCCAGTGAGTTTCGTGAGAATCGTGTGGCACTTGATGTGGCGCACCTGGATCCGCGCACCGAGGTGAAAGATCCGGTGGTCCGGGTGGTGCCGACCCGGGGGGCGGTGGTCAGGGCAAGGTTTGTGGCGAAAACCGGGCACCAGATGCTGATGACGCTGAAGAAAGACGGTAAACCGTTGCCGTTTGGCACGGTTGTCAGCCTGGATAACAGCAGCAGTATTGTGGGTGAGGACGGTCAGGTTTACCTGAGTGGGCTCGCCGACAACGGAACCCTGACCGCAAAATGGGGAAATGGCGACGGGCAGTCCTGCCGTGCCGCCTGGCACATCAGTGGATCTGACGACACAGCCTCTGTACTGAGAACCAGTGCGGTCTGCCGCTGA
- a CDS encoding fimbria/pilus periplasmic chaperone, protein MKFFNINKMVGALFVYAMLYCTSVSAGIVLGGSRIVYSADARQTSISVKNDSGSASYLIQSWVEKEDGTRTTDFIITPPLYLSAPGNENILRVIYAGAPHASKNERLYYFNVKAVPSVDKTAIQNKNSVVVATTLKVKLFVRPAGLKPAREQAENELVFTRKGSLLDIHNPTPYWLTLTGIKTGGRKLEDVMISPQGRKSVSLPAGSGTTISWNAINDYGGVKKGKGRIR, encoded by the coding sequence ATGAAATTTTTTAATATTAATAAAATGGTCGGTGCCTTGTTTGTTTATGCCATGCTTTACTGCACTAGCGTTTCCGCCGGGATCGTGCTCGGTGGCAGCCGAATCGTTTATTCGGCTGACGCACGACAGACCTCTATATCTGTTAAAAATGACTCCGGATCTGCCAGCTACCTTATACAGTCATGGGTTGAGAAAGAGGATGGCACCCGCACCACGGATTTTATTATCACGCCTCCGCTCTATTTAAGTGCGCCGGGAAATGAAAATATTCTCCGCGTAATTTACGCCGGTGCACCGCATGCATCGAAAAATGAGCGTCTCTATTACTTTAATGTCAAGGCCGTGCCGTCCGTGGATAAAACAGCCATTCAAAACAAAAATAGCGTCGTGGTGGCGACCACTTTAAAAGTAAAACTCTTTGTTCGCCCGGCGGGGCTGAAGCCTGCCCGTGAACAGGCCGAGAATGAGCTGGTTTTTACCCGCAAAGGCAGCCTGCTCGATATACACAATCCGACCCCCTACTGGCTGACGCTTACCGGCATAAAAACCGGCGGCAGGAAACTGGAGGACGTGATGATATCGCCTCAGGGGCGTAAATCAGTCAGTCTGCCTGCCGGCAGCGGCACGACTATCAGCTGGAACGCCATCAATGATTATGGCGGCGTTAAAAAAGGCAAAGGCCGCATTCGTTAG
- a CDS encoding Tn3 family transposase, with protein sequence MEKQAVLCICKPGRVIKTELLLEYTGDEELRRIVQATKNKCEGFEGSGNGVDFGGEK encoded by the coding sequence TTGGAAAAACAAGCTGTACTTTGCATTTGCAAACCGGGTCGGGTGATAAAAACGGAGCTTCTGCTGGAATATACTGGTGATGAAGAACTGCGCCGCATCGTTCAGGCTACAAAAAATAAATGTGAAGGTTTTGAGGGTTCAGGTAATGGGGTCGATTTCGGGGGCGAAAAATGA
- a CDS encoding phosphatase PAP2 family protein has translation MKLKAFFFTSIAAGMMFTSPANALKPEGFLTQQTSPDSLAILPPPPAEDSARFQYDKARYESGRLRQNADRTRLASEDANYKNFGQAFSVAYGMEISEIQTPVLYHLLTQVLQDSHDYAMRSAKEYYKRVRPFVIYKNVTCTPKKDKKMATTGSYPSGHASFGWAAALVLSEINPQRETAILRRGYDFGESRIVCGAHWQSDVDAGRLMGAVVVAALHNNPGFTEQLREAKNEFAKLNAGN, from the coding sequence ATGAAATTAAAAGCATTTTTTTTTACCAGCATTGCCGCAGGTATGATGTTTACTTCACCGGCAAATGCCCTGAAACCAGAGGGTTTTCTGACGCAGCAGACCTCACCGGACAGCCTGGCTATACTGCCACCACCACCGGCGGAAGATTCAGCCAGATTTCAGTACGATAAGGCACGCTATGAGTCAGGCAGGTTACGCCAAAATGCTGACAGAACACGCCTCGCCAGCGAAGATGCAAATTATAAGAATTTCGGTCAGGCGTTCTCCGTTGCCTATGGCATGGAAATATCAGAAATACAAACGCCTGTGCTGTATCACCTGCTGACGCAGGTATTGCAGGACAGTCATGACTACGCGATGCGCAGTGCCAAAGAGTACTATAAGAGGGTTCGCCCGTTCGTCATTTATAAAAATGTTACCTGCACGCCAAAAAAAGACAAGAAAATGGCTACCACGGGCTCTTATCCCTCTGGCCATGCTTCCTTTGGCTGGGCGGCGGCACTGGTACTGTCAGAAATCAATCCGCAACGTGAAACGGCAATACTCCGCCGCGGCTATGATTTTGGTGAGAGCAGGATCGTCTGTGGTGCGCACTGGCAGAGCGATGTGGATGCAGGAAGACTGATGGGCGCAGTCGTTGTTGCAGCACTGCATAACAACCCCGGATTCACAGAGCAGCTCCGCGAAGCCAAAAATGAGTTTGCGAAGTTAAATGCCGGGAACTGA
- a CDS encoding fimbria/pilus periplasmic chaperone, which translates to MSINIITAPSYATVNPVKPNTKEFKLKLGATRVIYNPDASGAALSVSNQQDFPILVQGKVYAEDKKSAAPFIVTPPLFRLEAGQQSRLRIVRTGGTAAPDRESLQWLCIGGIPPKDTDVWAGDNAGKSSKSVALNLEVSAHNCIKLLVRPSGVKGTPVRAAAALTWRRQGNKLSGYNASPFYMNLSSVTVGGRPVKGLDYVAPFAERSFTLPEGASGKVEWKIITDVGGESRAFLSPTSL; encoded by the coding sequence TTGAGTATAAATATTATAACAGCGCCGTCATATGCCACAGTCAATCCTGTAAAACCAAACACAAAAGAGTTTAAGCTTAAACTGGGTGCGACACGCGTCATTTATAATCCCGATGCCAGCGGAGCAGCGCTGTCTGTCAGTAATCAGCAGGACTTCCCCATTCTCGTCCAGGGCAAAGTGTATGCTGAAGATAAAAAGTCAGCCGCGCCCTTTATTGTCACGCCACCGCTGTTCCGCCTGGAGGCAGGACAACAGAGTCGCCTGCGCATTGTTCGCACAGGTGGCACGGCAGCTCCCGACCGGGAAAGCCTGCAGTGGCTTTGTATTGGCGGGATCCCGCCCAAAGACACCGACGTATGGGCGGGCGATAACGCTGGAAAATCGTCAAAGTCCGTAGCCCTCAATCTGGAGGTTAGCGCGCATAACTGCATTAAGCTGCTCGTCCGCCCTTCAGGCGTGAAAGGCACGCCGGTCAGGGCTGCTGCTGCCCTGACCTGGAGGCGGCAGGGAAATAAACTTTCCGGGTACAACGCCTCGCCGTTTTACATGAATCTGTCGTCTGTGACCGTTGGCGGGAGGCCCGTCAAAGGCCTGGATTATGTCGCGCCCTTTGCTGAGCGCAGTTTCACCCTGCCGGAAGGCGCATCAGGAAAAGTAGAATGGAAAATCATCACGGATGTCGGCGGAGAAAGCCGGGCCTTCCTGTCCCCCACCTCCTTATGA